The Nitrosomonas sp. sh817 genome includes a window with the following:
- a CDS encoding YdiU family protein: MTLKPDRQYTPANVGWRFDNSYARLPDYFYAQLCPVPVRAPQAVLLNHALAESLGLDLHALSTEEAAALFAGNALPDGAQPIAQAYAGHQFGHFAMLGDGRAILLGEHLTPDGRRVDIQLKGSGQTPFSRRGDGRAALAPMLREYIISEAMHALGIPSTRSLAVVTTGEQVRRETMLPGAVLTRIAASHIRVGTFEYAAGHGGKDAVKILADYTLQRHYPELQASENPYFALLNRVIERQAALVAQWLMTGFIHGVMNTDNTSISGETIDYGPCAFMDAYNPDTVFSSIDQNGRYRYRHQPVMMQWNLARFAETLLPLFDPSQEQAVAMAEESLHAFPRIYQTHWIGGMRKKLGLFTEEEGDSELIAGLLTWMDQHRTDYTNTFRALTEPALPQDAMFRESSFMEWHSRWQQRLARQPQPASESLQLMQANNPVIIPRNHHVEEALTAASEQGDYTVLQRLLAALAQPYEDDPEYFDYRTPPAPSERVYQTFCGT; this comes from the coding sequence ATGACTCTGAAACCCGACAGGCAGTACACCCCCGCTAACGTGGGCTGGCGCTTCGACAATAGCTACGCGCGACTGCCCGATTATTTTTACGCGCAATTGTGTCCGGTGCCGGTGCGTGCGCCGCAGGCCGTGCTGCTGAATCACGCGTTGGCGGAATCGTTGGGATTGGATTTGCACGCATTGTCCACAGAGGAAGCGGCGGCTTTGTTTGCCGGCAACGCCCTGCCCGACGGCGCGCAGCCGATCGCGCAAGCCTACGCCGGACATCAATTCGGCCACTTCGCTATGCTCGGCGACGGCCGCGCGATTCTGCTCGGCGAGCATTTGACCCCGGACGGCAGGCGCGTCGACATTCAACTCAAAGGCTCCGGGCAGACGCCGTTTTCCCGCCGCGGCGACGGCCGCGCGGCGCTGGCGCCGATGCTGCGCGAATACATCATCAGCGAAGCGATGCACGCGCTCGGCATTCCGTCGACGCGCAGCCTCGCTGTGGTGACGACCGGCGAGCAAGTGCGGCGCGAAACGATGCTGCCCGGCGCGGTGCTGACCCGTATCGCCGCCAGCCATATCCGCGTCGGCACGTTCGAGTACGCCGCCGGGCACGGCGGCAAGGACGCGGTGAAGATTCTGGCGGATTACACCCTTCAGCGTCATTACCCGGAATTGCAGGCCAGCGAGAACCCCTATTTCGCGCTGTTAAACCGCGTCATCGAGCGGCAAGCGGCGCTGGTTGCCCAATGGCTGATGACAGGGTTCATTCACGGCGTGATGAACACCGATAACACCAGCATCAGCGGCGAAACCATCGACTACGGCCCGTGCGCTTTCATGGATGCGTACAATCCGGATACCGTATTCAGCTCGATCGACCAGAACGGCCGTTACCGCTATCGTCACCAACCGGTGATGATGCAGTGGAACCTCGCGCGCTTTGCCGAGACGCTATTGCCGCTGTTCGACCCGTCGCAGGAACAAGCCGTGGCAATGGCGGAAGAAAGCCTTCACGCATTTCCGAGGATTTACCAAACGCATTGGATCGGCGGCATGCGCAAGAAATTGGGATTATTCACAGAAGAGGAAGGCGACAGCGAGCTGATCGCCGGTCTGCTCACCTGGATGGATCAGCACCGGACCGATTACACCAACACCTTCCGCGCGCTCACCGAACCGGCATTGCCGCAAGATGCAATGTTCCGCGAAAGCAGTTTCATGGAATGGCATAGCCGCTGGCAGCAACGGCTGGCGCGTCAGCCGCAACCGGCATCCGAATCGCTGCAATTGATGCAAGCGAACAACCCGGTGATCATCCCGCGCAACCACCACGTCGAGGAAGCGCTGACGGCCGCATCCGAACAAGGCGATTACACCGTGTTGCAGCGCCTGCTCGCCGCGCTCGCGCAACCGTACGAAGATGACCCGGAATACTTCGACTACCGCACCCCGCCCGCGCCGTCGGAACGGGTTTATCAAACGTTTTGCGGGACGTAA
- a CDS encoding addiction module protein: MPTPLNSLSIREKILLVEDLWDSIAEDQAMLPFTPEQKDELNRRLDAYEADQAQGREAGEVIAGIRKRL, translated from the coding sequence ATGCCGACTCCACTCAACTCACTATCGATCCGTGAAAAAATTCTGCTGGTGGAAGATCTCTGGGATAGCATTGCCGAAGATCAGGCCATGCTGCCGTTCACGCCCGAACAAAAAGACGAGCTGAACCGGCGCTTGGATGCCTACGAAGCGGATCAAGCGCAGGGCCGGGAAGCCGGTGAAGTGATTGCCGGTATCAGAAAGCGGTTGTGA
- a CDS encoding type II toxin-antitoxin system RelE/ParE family toxin, giving the protein MKRTVFFRAEAEADIEEAASWYEKQCAGLGNQFLNEILDMCGRIAVNPGSFPVIHRETRRAVIRRFPFAIYYRIAQETIIVIAVMHGSRHPQKWQQRP; this is encoded by the coding sequence GTGAAGCGCACGGTATTTTTTCGCGCCGAAGCGGAAGCGGATATCGAGGAAGCCGCTTCCTGGTATGAAAAGCAATGCGCAGGTCTTGGAAATCAGTTCTTGAATGAGATTCTCGATATGTGTGGCAGGATTGCCGTTAACCCGGGCAGTTTTCCCGTCATACACCGGGAAACCCGCAGGGCCGTAATCAGACGTTTTCCGTTTGCAATTTATTATCGCATCGCGCAAGAAACGATCATCGTCATTGCCGTCATGCATGGCAGTCGCCATCCGCAAAAATGGCAGCAAAGACCATGA
- a CDS encoding VOC family protein, with amino-acid sequence MPITLNHTIVPSFDKVASAKFYSRVFGFEYIGPFSHFIVVRVNDTLCLDFDNETQFEPHHYAFKVSEREFDEIFARLLAEKIPYGSGPGNADDMAINHNHGGRGVYFRDPNRHLLEMLTADYVMPAQ; translated from the coding sequence ATGCCCATCACCTTGAATCACACCATCGTGCCGAGTTTCGATAAAGTCGCGTCGGCAAAATTTTACAGCCGGGTGTTCGGTTTTGAGTACATCGGGCCTTTTTCGCACTTTATCGTGGTGCGCGTCAACGACACGTTGTGCCTGGATTTCGACAATGAAACGCAGTTTGAACCGCATCACTACGCGTTCAAAGTTTCGGAGCGGGAATTCGACGAGATTTTCGCGCGCTTGCTGGCGGAGAAAATTCCGTATGGCAGCGGTCCCGGCAACGCCGACGATATGGCGATCAATCACAACCACGGCGGCCGCGGCGTGTATTTCCGCGACCCGAACCGGCATCTGCTGGAAATGCTGACGGCGGATTACGTCATGCCGGCGCAATAA
- a CDS encoding DOPA 4,5-dioxygenase family protein, whose amino-acid sequence MQLFHGHIYFTADQIELAEKVRNNLAGALPQLTYIGKLIPKPIGPHSRPMFEIHIPAAEIGPILAVIDNLREGLPVLIHPVLEDELAAHTTLARWLGEALPLDLKVLEKPRG is encoded by the coding sequence ATGCAACTATTCCACGGCCATATTTATTTTACGGCGGATCAGATCGAACTCGCCGAGAAAGTGCGCAACAATCTCGCCGGCGCGCTGCCGCAGTTGACGTATATCGGAAAATTGATTCCCAAACCAATCGGCCCGCATTCCAGGCCGATGTTTGAGATTCACATCCCGGCGGCGGAAATCGGCCCAATCCTGGCAGTAATCGACAATCTGCGCGAAGGCTTGCCGGTGCTGATTCATCCGGTGCTGGAGGATGAACTGGCAGCGCACACCACGCTCGCCCGCTGGCTCGGCGAAGCATTGCCGCTCGACTTGAAGGTTCTTGAAAAACCGCGCGGCTGA
- a CDS encoding response regulator transcription factor, protein MMQEPVVYIVDDDAAVRDSLTLMIEQAGMAVQSFENARMFLNACHPDLFGCIIIDVRMPGMDGLQLQEELAWRKIPLPVIFLTGHGDIPMSVRAIKGGAVDFLTKPVIREKLLICVRTAFAEARKHISDVTGHQEIRSCLIKLTRREREVMLLAVQGLANKEIASCLGISHRTVEIHKSKIMQKTGAGNLLELARIVRENGLNE, encoded by the coding sequence ATGATGCAGGAACCGGTTGTTTATATTGTGGATGACGATGCGGCGGTGCGCGATTCGCTCACGTTGATGATCGAACAAGCGGGTATGGCGGTGCAATCGTTCGAAAACGCCCGGATGTTTCTGAATGCCTGCCATCCGGATTTATTCGGTTGCATCATCATCGACGTAAGAATGCCCGGCATGGACGGCCTGCAACTGCAGGAAGAATTGGCCTGGCGCAAGATTCCATTGCCGGTCATTTTTCTGACCGGGCATGGCGACATTCCGATGAGCGTGCGGGCGATCAAGGGCGGCGCAGTCGATTTCCTCACCAAACCGGTGATCCGCGAGAAGCTGCTGATCTGCGTGCGCACGGCTTTTGCCGAAGCGAGAAAGCATATCAGCGATGTTACCGGTCATCAGGAAATCCGCTCGTGTCTGATCAAGCTGACACGGCGCGAACGCGAGGTTATGCTGCTGGCGGTGCAAGGCCTTGCCAACAAGGAAATTGCATCCTGTCTGGGCATCAGCCACCGCACCGTGGAAATTCACAAATCGAAAATCATGCAAAAAACCGGTGCGGGCAATTTGCTCGAGCTTGCGCGCATCGTCCGCGAAAATGGCTTGAACGAATAG
- a CDS encoding PAS domain S-box protein gives MRGLTFSTVFEAAADAMILADDAGRIAVVNPTAQRLLGYTGGELEGVTVEMLIAPRYRKQYRYYQDLFLKRPAKRAMSAGNELIVLHRDGKEMLLDISLSPVKKKQQLFVLIIFNAARRRLDTEEALRISEERLRLAKQAAGLGIFDYDFKRNIVFWDKQMRKLWGKNSENTVSYEEFVAAIHPEDREARQLAIEKAMDPASNGEFKAQYRIINPLNGMECWISAHGRVYFESGHPHRLIGVTRDVTEQKKIQKKLQLQRDETESILKQQVAARTASAIAHELNQPLAAISAYSEVVLHALGSGSSSYSHLKRALEGCVEQAQRAGRSLHELLAFLQKGELVTERSSLTEIVYEALNVVYNDGYGRFHPVLLLQENLPEVRCNRTQIQKVLVNLFRNAIEAMRNLDSPDLTIITRLETIGEVEVAEVIVQDSGPGFDPNLMKRIFEPFFTTKPTGIGMGLAISRALIEANGGRLWIDANAKPGAKFHFTLPFEPS, from the coding sequence GTGAGAGGTTTAACTTTCTCGACAGTATTTGAAGCCGCAGCGGATGCCATGATTCTGGCGGACGACGCTGGCCGCATCGCGGTCGTCAATCCCACAGCCCAGCGGCTGCTCGGTTATACCGGCGGCGAGCTGGAAGGCGTGACGGTGGAAATGCTGATCGCGCCGCGCTACCGGAAGCAATACCGCTATTACCAGGATCTGTTTTTGAAACGTCCGGCGAAGCGCGCCATGAGCGCCGGTAACGAATTAATCGTACTGCATCGCGACGGCAAGGAAATGTTGCTCGATATCAGTCTCAGTCCGGTCAAGAAAAAGCAGCAGTTGTTCGTGTTGATTATCTTCAACGCCGCGCGGCGGCGGCTGGACACCGAAGAAGCCCTGCGTATCAGCGAAGAGCGCCTGCGTCTGGCCAAGCAAGCGGCGGGATTGGGCATTTTTGACTACGACTTCAAGCGTAATATCGTTTTCTGGGATAAGCAGATGCGCAAGCTGTGGGGGAAGAATTCCGAAAATACCGTCAGTTATGAGGAATTTGTGGCGGCGATTCATCCGGAAGACCGCGAAGCGCGGCAACTGGCGATCGAGAAAGCGATGGATCCCGCCAGCAACGGCGAATTCAAGGCGCAATACCGCATCATTAATCCGTTGAATGGCATGGAATGCTGGATCTCGGCGCACGGACGCGTCTATTTCGAGTCCGGGCATCCGCATCGCCTCATCGGGGTGACACGCGATGTCACCGAGCAAAAGAAAATCCAGAAAAAATTGCAACTGCAGCGCGACGAAACCGAAAGCATCCTCAAGCAGCAAGTCGCGGCGCGCACCGCATCGGCGATCGCGCACGAGCTCAATCAGCCGTTGGCGGCGATATCCGCCTACAGCGAGGTGGTGTTGCATGCGCTTGGCAGCGGCAGTTCCAGTTACAGCCATCTGAAACGGGCGCTGGAAGGCTGCGTGGAGCAGGCGCAGCGCGCCGGACGCAGTCTGCACGAGTTGCTGGCTTTTCTGCAGAAAGGCGAGCTGGTGACCGAACGCTCCAGTTTGACCGAAATCGTTTATGAAGCGTTAAATGTCGTCTACAACGATGGCTACGGCAGATTCCACCCGGTATTGTTACTGCAGGAAAATTTGCCGGAAGTGCGTTGCAACCGCACACAAATCCAGAAAGTGCTGGTCAATCTTTTCCGCAATGCGATCGAAGCGATGCGCAACCTGGACTCGCCCGACCTGACGATCATCACCCGGCTGGAAACGATCGGTGAAGTGGAGGTTGCCGAAGTGATCGTGCAGGATAGCGGCCCGGGATTCGACCCGAATCTGATGAAACGGATCTTCGAGCCGTTTTTTACCACCAAACCGACGGGTATCGGCATGGGGCTGGCAATCAGCCGCGCCTTGATCGAAGCCAACGGCGGCCGGTTATGGATCGACGCCAATGCCAAACCCGGTGCGAAATTTCATTTTACCTTACCCTTTGAACCATCATGA
- a CDS encoding sodium-dependent bicarbonate transport family permease — protein sequence MSLSSLLVPAILFFALGMFACLIKSDLKFPPDMHKMIVIYLLIGIGLHGGKALAGSDMASAIPAVWAALGFGIGLPIVAYLILRMVGKIDPLNAAAISAHYGSVSAGTYMTAVAFLAGIGVTYEAYPVIMLAIMESPAIMIGLVLAGYSRKIMGGATKADKGMYKHLIIEAFTNGSILLLFGSMAIGWMVSDPSYKKIEPFFELIFMGALCIFLCDMGMEAGKRLSEFKSVGIFLVSFGIVMPLIGAVCGLFVGHFLLGYSVGGITLVTVLAASCSYIAVPPAMRLAIPEANPSFYLTLSLGCTFPFNVVIGIPMYYAAAQYLHATYYPW from the coding sequence ATGTCCCTGTCCAGTCTTCTCGTACCGGCGATTCTGTTTTTCGCATTGGGAATGTTTGCTTGTCTGATCAAATCGGATCTGAAATTCCCGCCCGATATGCACAAAATGATCGTCATTTACTTACTCATCGGTATCGGACTTCATGGCGGTAAAGCGCTGGCCGGATCCGATATGGCATCCGCCATCCCGGCGGTCTGGGCGGCGCTCGGATTCGGCATCGGTTTGCCGATCGTCGCTTATTTAATCCTGCGCATGGTCGGCAAAATCGATCCGCTCAACGCTGCGGCGATTTCCGCGCATTATGGCTCGGTCAGCGCCGGCACCTACATGACCGCGGTCGCATTTCTAGCCGGTATCGGCGTGACGTACGAAGCCTATCCGGTGATCATGCTGGCAATCATGGAATCGCCGGCGATCATGATCGGCCTGGTGCTTGCCGGATATTCCCGGAAAATCATGGGAGGCGCGACCAAAGCTGACAAAGGAATGTATAAGCACTTGATAATCGAAGCTTTTACTAACGGCAGTATTCTGCTGTTGTTCGGTTCGATGGCGATCGGGTGGATGGTTTCAGATCCTAGTTATAAGAAAATCGAGCCGTTCTTTGAGCTGATCTTCATGGGCGCGTTGTGCATCTTCTTGTGCGACATGGGCATGGAAGCCGGAAAACGATTGTCGGAATTCAAGTCTGTCGGTATTTTCCTGGTCAGCTTCGGTATCGTGATGCCGCTGATCGGCGCTGTCTGCGGGCTGTTTGTCGGACACTTTCTGCTCGGCTACTCGGTTGGCGGTATCACGCTGGTCACGGTGCTGGCAGCCAGTTGCTCGTATATCGCCGTTCCCCCGGCGATGCGTCTGGCGATTCCGGAAGCCAATCCGTCGTTCTATCTGACGCTGTCGCTCGGCTGCACCTTCCCGTTCAATGTTGTCATCGGCATTCCCATGTACTACGCCGCCGCGCAATATTTGCACGCCACTTACTATCCCTGGTAA
- a CDS encoding P-II family nitrogen regulator, with product MKRIEIVIDENSLDDLLKLLRDANVRGYTVIKKAGGLGSTGERNPDDYALELPNAIMVLACEESQAAKIISILHPNLKNFGGMCLVTDCQWVMGPAVSY from the coding sequence ATGAAGCGAATTGAGATCGTCATCGACGAAAACTCACTAGACGATCTACTGAAGCTGCTGCGCGACGCCAACGTGCGCGGCTACACGGTGATCAAGAAAGCCGGAGGACTCGGATCCACCGGCGAGCGTAACCCGGACGATTACGCGTTGGAACTGCCCAATGCCATCATGGTACTGGCCTGCGAAGAAAGTCAGGCAGCAAAGATCATCAGCATCCTTCACCCGAATTTAAAAAATTTCGGCGGCATGTGTCTGGTCACCGATTGCCAATGGGTCATGGGACCGGCAGTTTCGTATTAA
- a CDS encoding alginate export family protein, with protein sequence MTWKQIQYTCWLVFFCCGCVLWGRHLFAAELPKDEARKATQTPSIVRTNTPANGTNGTSFSAQETPGRTRFDFDNLTKLMEEHKTPLAAMAPDWLNIAVEHRTRYDVYDNGFTRSIPGFNDQIHQRTRFLMEIKNIIDPLKFTLELTDIRAPLANFGQEHNPNIADHFDFTQMNLGLHGKNFLGTGYAAKFEVGRFMMDLGEARLVGGHRWGTLSPAFDGLHFMMGNTDEKWSLRVFGARPVNRVTTSLNWNTPETYFSGVYVTNRDLRWANFDGYFLQLNEGDHLRQRNLSTTGFRLFAKPAKGSMDYEVESMYQFGDTRDKSLFAHRHHGEVGYSFNTSMPLRAVYLFDYSSGDRDPDKNFDILYAKRRVEYGPTGMFGPFFPSNLISPVGFRATLVPTPTVRLMMSHRAYWLADKHGAYVGSGLQDPTGRAGTFLGNMLDVSIGWDPQFSFLKRVSFDIGYSHIFKGDYFDKVANTPGMADTNYGYTMATFKF encoded by the coding sequence ATGACCTGGAAACAAATTCAATACACTTGCTGGCTGGTATTTTTCTGCTGCGGGTGCGTGTTATGGGGCAGACATCTGTTTGCTGCGGAACTACCCAAGGACGAAGCCCGGAAAGCCACACAAACGCCTTCGATCGTAAGAACCAATACGCCGGCCAACGGCACCAACGGCACGTCTTTCAGCGCACAGGAAACGCCCGGGCGCACACGCTTCGACTTCGACAATCTGACCAAACTGATGGAGGAACATAAAACACCGCTAGCCGCCATGGCACCCGACTGGCTGAACATCGCGGTTGAGCATCGCACGCGTTACGATGTTTACGATAACGGTTTCACCAGAAGTATTCCAGGATTCAACGATCAGATTCATCAGCGCACCCGCTTTCTGATGGAAATCAAAAATATCATCGACCCGCTGAAATTCACGCTCGAACTGACCGATATCCGCGCCCCGCTGGCCAATTTCGGGCAAGAGCACAACCCGAATATCGCCGATCATTTTGACTTTACCCAAATGAACCTCGGTCTGCACGGCAAAAATTTTCTCGGTACAGGGTATGCGGCAAAATTTGAAGTCGGCCGCTTCATGATGGATCTGGGTGAAGCCCGTCTGGTCGGGGGACACCGCTGGGGAACCCTCTCACCCGCATTCGACGGCTTGCACTTCATGATGGGCAATACCGATGAAAAATGGAGCTTGCGCGTGTTCGGCGCCCGGCCTGTCAACCGGGTTACCACATCGTTGAACTGGAACACGCCCGAGACTTACTTTTCCGGGGTTTACGTGACCAACCGCGATCTGCGCTGGGCTAACTTCGACGGTTATTTCCTGCAGTTAAACGAGGGCGATCATCTCAGGCAGCGTAACTTGTCGACCACCGGCTTCCGGCTGTTCGCCAAACCTGCGAAAGGCAGCATGGATTATGAAGTCGAATCGATGTACCAATTCGGCGATACGCGCGATAAAAGTTTGTTCGCCCATCGCCATCACGGTGAGGTCGGGTATAGTTTCAATACCTCTATGCCGCTCAGAGCCGTTTATTTATTCGATTACTCATCGGGAGACCGCGATCCCGACAAAAACTTCGACATTCTGTACGCCAAGCGACGCGTCGAGTATGGCCCGACCGGTATGTTCGGGCCTTTTTTTCCGTCCAACTTGATATCGCCGGTCGGCTTCCGCGCAACGCTGGTTCCAACGCCGACTGTCCGCCTGATGATGTCGCATCGCGCCTACTGGCTCGCCGATAAACACGGGGCCTATGTCGGCAGCGGCTTGCAAGACCCGACCGGCCGCGCCGGCACTTTCCTCGGCAACATGCTCGACGTCAGCATCGGCTGGGATCCGCAATTCAGCTTCCTGAAACGCGTCAGCTTCGATATCGGTTACAGCCATATCTTTAAAGGCGATTACTTCGACAAAGTCGCCAACACCCCTGGTATGGCCGACACCAATTATGGTTACACCATGGCGACGTTTAAGTTTTGA